AAGATGCTCCGGAATTGTTTTGCGACAGCACGCAGAATTCCCTGATGACTTATTCTCTGACGGCCCAGCCTGCCTTTGGCGGCAAGAGCCGCCTCCTGTTTTCCGGCCCCAGTGCCGGACGGCGCATCAAGGGGCAGGTGGCGATGAGCTATGACAACGGCAAAACCTGGCCGGTGAAAAAACTGTTGGGAGAAGGAGGTTTTGCCTATTCCAGCCTCGCCATGGTAGAACCCGGTGTCGTGGGGGTGCTTTATGAGGAAAACCAGCCGAATATCAAGAAGCTGAAGTTTGTTCCCATTACGATTGAGTGGCTGACCGACGGAAAGGATACGGGGCTGCCGACCGGGCAGAAAGCTCCGGTAATAAAATAGTCCCGCTTTTAGTTGTTGATTATTGCCGAGACCGGGGGAGTTAATCTGCCGGTCCTGTTTTGTTCGTAAGCTTGCGACGGGATTCTCGAATTTTCCGGGTATTTGCTCTATAAGTCTCCTTCTCTTCATACCCACAGACCATGTTTCTAATATAAGCTTCAGAATTGTGGAGAGAAGAGTTTTTTGAGTTGAAATCCTTGCTTCTGGTAAAAAATCTATAAAATGTAGCAGAGACCACCCGTATGCCTCCGTCGCCATGAAGAAGTTTTCCTGCAGAACGCAGAAGCCTCTAATGGGCAGATGTTGGATGAAGTAAGAAAAGCTCTGGGAGGAACGGTGGTAGGAATTCGAGACATTATGAAAACAAGAACTGGATTTTTCTCTTGTTTTCATAATGTCTCGATGGTTGAAATTTCAACCAAGGGAAATCAGCATGTTCACCAAATCATAGGGAAGATATGATTAGTGATATCATGAGGAAGATATCTCGGAATGCCTGGTGAGATATTTTTAGATTAATTTGACAATCTATCATTCTTTTGTTTTTTTGTTTTTTTGCATTCATAGATCACTCTATCTACTAAAAATCCACTTCTATCCTCCAGAGTTGACATCAGCGTAAAAAAAGATAGCATAGAGTTCCATATTTATGCTGCTGCTGTCTCCTTTGTAGGGCGGAAGTAGGAACCTGAAAAGCTGGGAAGAAGGGATTCTTTCTAGCTTTTTTGCTCTAACTGGATTCAGGCTATGAAATTTTTTTCATGGAGTCAACCTATCAATGATTTTCATAAGAATATTTTTTCGATTTTCGCTTGTATCTGATACCGTTTTAGCTACTATATGGCTAGTCGCATGGATAGGCGTGCGTGGATTGAAACTTATGTAAATCCTTGATTATAGAAGGAATAAATATACAGTGCGAGCTTTTGTGAGCTCGCACTGTATTTGTTAGAAGAATGAAGTTGCGGATTATTCAACCATGAACATGTCGTTGGTATCCGTTTCGCCTGAAGCAATAGTTTTCGTGCAAATGCTGTATTTGCCTCGGTTTCTAAGATAGAAGAAGTTTGAATCGTCTGATTCGGTTTCGGAGGATGTGATCGTAATCGGAAGAATGATCATGGAGGTTTTTTCTCCAGTTTTGAGGCTTTCTCAGCACCCATTCCTGTTGTTTCATTCCCTGCACTTTCGGCCTGATCGCTGGCAGGGATGAGAGGAAATAGTTTATGAATGTTAAGAGTTTTCTTTATTTGTGTTCACTGTTTCTTCAGCATTCCTGGTATGACAGTGTGTGCATGGTTTGTCTGCTTGATTCCGGGGCGGGCACGGGTACCCTGCAAGGCATCCGTTGCCCTTGGAGCTCTTCCCATTCGGGAGGGCCGGCAAACGGAAGATGATTCCCCGTTTCAATATATGTCCTGGATTTATCTGGTGTTGGCCGGTCTCTGTGAGATCGGATGGCCTCTGGGCTTCAAGCTTTCACAGGCGCCCGGCACGGGTTCCGGCAGGTTTGCCGCCTGCATTGCGTTCTCCGTGTTCAGCATGGCCCTGAGCGGTTTTCTTCTGTGGCTGGCCCAGCGCAGCATTCCCATCGGCACCGCTTATGCGGTGTGGACGGGCATCGGCGCGCTGGGAACGTTTCTGGTGGGCATCCTGTGGTTCGGGGATTCCTCCAATGTCTGGCGCATGCTGGCGGCCACCTTCCTGCTGATAGGCATTATCGGGTTGAAGCTGGCCCCCGGGCATTGAGCTTCCCTGTAGGGCAATTCATGCCGGGGCGCCGGAGAAGGTCAGCGTGCAGCAGCCCTCCAGAAGGGTTCAACGGTGGGAAATATATTTTTCCCACACTGTTCCGCAGGCGTCGGAAGGCATGCGCCAGTCTCCTCGCGGAGAAAGGGCAATGGTGCCTACCTTGGGGCCGTCCGGCATGCAGCTGCGCTTGAATTGCTGCCGGAAGAAGCGGCGGATGAAGATGCCCAGGCAGCGGCGAATGAAGTCCGGCTGGAATTCGCCGCGAAAGGCGTGCTCCGCCAGATACAGGATTTTGTCCGGCTCTGCCCCGTATTTGATGAAGTGGAAGAGGAAAAAATCGTGCAGGTCGTAAGGCCCCAGCACGTCTTCCGTACGCTGTTCAATGGAGCCGTCGCCTGACGGAGGCAGAAGTTCCGGGCTGACGGGGGTGTTGTTGATGTCCGCGAGGGTGGCGGCCAGTTCCGGGGACGATTCTCCGGCGATGTGTTCAATGAGGCACCGTATCAGCGTCTTCGGAATGGAGCAGTTGACCGCGTACATGGACATGTGGTCTCCGTTGTAGGTGCTCCAGCCCAGGGCTATTTCCGACAGGTCTCCCGTTCCCACGACCAGCCCCCCGGTTTTGTTGGCCAGGTCCATCAGGATTTGCGTGCGTTCGCGGGCCTGGACGTTTTCATAGGTGGTAGTGCGTTCGGCGGGGTCGTGCCCGATGTCGCCGAAGTGCCGGAGGCAGCATTCGGAAATGGGGATTTCCCGAAGCTCCGCGCCCAGAAGGCGGCACATGGTTAAGGCATTGTCGTGGGTTCTGTCCGTGGTGCCGAAGCCCGGCATCGTGACGGCCAGAATGTCGGAGGCGGGGCGTTTCAACGCCCGGCAGGCGCGCTCGCAAATAAGCAGGGCCAGCGTGGAGTCCAGACCGCCGGAGATGCCGATGACAAGCCGCCGTGCATCGGTGTGCTCCATTCTTTTAGCCAGTCCCGCTGTCTGGATGGCGATGATTTCTTCGCACCGTTCCGGGCGGTGTGCGGGGGAGGGCAGAAATGGCCGCGCCGGATTAAAGGCGTATTCCAGACCGGGGGGGGCGGGAACTTCCGCCGGCAGCGTCAGATGAAGGGCATTTCCGGCAGGGGAAAGGGATTTGCTGTCATTGAAGGAGCTTTCGGAGAGGCGCGCCGCCGCCAGCCGTTCAAAGTCCACGTCCGCAAGGATGAGGGAGCTTTCCCTGCCGAACCGTTCGCCTTCAGCCGCCAGCCTGCCGTTGTCCGCAATGAGGGAATGCCCGCCGAATACGGTGTCCGTGGTGGATTCATGCACGCCTGCGGAGGAAAGGACATAGGAGCAGAGGCACCTGCCGCTTTGCTGCTTGACCAGTTCGCGACGGTAGGCGGCCTTGCCCGTGAGTTCCGTTCCCGCGGAGGGGTTGAATATGGCCCTGGCTCCCTGAAGGGCCAGTCCGGAGCTGGGGGGAATGACGCTCCACAGGTCTTCGCATATTTCCACGCCGAAGCTGAAGGAGGAGGCTGCATCGTGGAAGATGATTTCCGTTCCGAACGGAATATATGCCCCATTGACTTTGGCCTCCTTCGTCCCTGTTCCCAGCTCCCTGCCGGATGTAAACTGCCGCTTTTCGTAAAATTCCCGGTAGTTGGGGAGCACGGTTTTGGGGATCAGCGCCAGCACTCTGCCGGACTGGATGACCGCCGCCGTGTTGTACAGGGCATCTTCATGCAGGAAGGGCAGGCCCGCCACGGCAATGGTGCCTGAGCCTTCCGTCGCTTCCGCAAAGCGGCGCAGGCCGTCCAGGGCCGCCTCCCGCAGGCGCGGCTGGAAGAAGAGGTCTCCGCAGGAGTAGCCCGTGATGCTCAGCTCCGGAAAGACGACGGCAGCAGCTTTCTGTTCCGCAGCCTTCCGGAATCCGTCCATGAGCTGGTCGACGTTGTAATCCACATCAGCCACGCGGAGCTGGGGGACGGCGGAGGCAAGTCTGTAATATCCGAACATGGGCGGCGCAGTCTGGAAAATGGAGCCCGCAGATGGTCGTTTTCCCGTAATCAGGACGCAATCCGGGAGAAGCGGGCCTGATCCGGATACTAAAAGCTCGTGAAAGACTTGTAAAGCCATCAGTGGGGACTGCATCCCGCCCGTTTGCCGGGAGGATGAGGAAGCGGCAGGAAAAGGTATTCACCCGGCTGCCTTCAACGGGCCAGGCGGCGGGAGCGGCTCTTATGCCTTTTTCCTGAAATCCCGCGGTGCGGCGGCTTTTCATGTTCCGGGAACAGCATTGAAGCTGGAAAAACGGGAGAAAAGGAGTAAACCATCTCACAAAGCCCGATGAATAATACTGACCGATTTACCGGAAAAGCCGGGGCCTACGTTCAGGGCAGGCCCGGTTATCCCGCCGCCGTTGTTGAGCTTCTGACGCGGGAAACCCGCCGGGAGAATCCCCGAATGGCGGATATAGGTTCCGGAACAGGCATCCTGTCCCGCGCCATGGTGGAGCATGGCTGGACCGTGTACGGCGTGGAGCCTAACGATGACATGCGGAGGGAGGCGGAGAAGGTGCTGAAGGGTTTCCACCGCTTCCATTCCGTGCCGGGAACGGCGGAGCATACCCTGCTTCCCGGCGCTTCCGTGGACCTGGTAACGGCGGCGCAGGCGTTCCACTGGTTTGACGCCGCCGCGTTCAAGCGGGAATGCCGCCGTATTCTGGCCGCGGAGGGCAGAATAGCCCTGATCTGGAATTCCAGGGTGGAAGACGGCCCCATTGTCCGGGAGGAAGGGAACATCCATCGTCTTTACTGCCCGCGTTTTTATGGATTCAGCGGGGGCTTGGCCGACTTGACGGATAGACTCGGCGAGTTTTTCGACCACCGCTTCCGGGTATTCCGCTTTCCGAATGATCTGTCCTATACGCGGGACCAGTATCTCCGCCGCATGATGTCCGCCTCCTATGCCCTGACGGAAAAGGATGAGGGCCATTCCCCCTGGCTGGACGCCCTTAACGGGCTGTTTGACCGGTTTGAGACGGGAGGCCGTGTTACGGTTCCGAATGAAACCGTGGTGTATTTAGGGGCCTGCTGAGGACGCACCGTTCATGCACTGCATCCGGAAAAGGATGTTCACGCGTTCCTTTGCCGGTTGTTTCCTTGGCCTCCATCCAGTGCGATGTTCTTCCGGCAGAAGCCCGGAACCGCAACGGCCCTTCTGCCGGAATATCCCGGAAATGTCCGGCAATGAAAAAAGGAAAGCTTTCTTTCAATTCATGGATTGAAAGATGATGGCGGCAAGGACGGCGATGATTGCCAGAACAACAATGATGGTGGGAATATAGCGGGTTTTGTTCACGTCAAGAGTCCACTCCCTGTTGAGGCGGGAAAGATTCTCCCCTGCCGCGTAGCGGGAAAAAAGGTCATGAAGCTGGGAGTAATCCAGGGCTTTGGGAGCCATGTAAAGTTCCCTGTTCTTCCCGTTGACGAACGAGATTTCGCGATACGTGTCGTCCGGATTTCTACGGCCCCGCATTGATATTTGCTTTTCCGACTCCGGAAAAATCATCCCGGGATGCAGACATGGCTTCTTCTCTCACGTTATTCTTGCTTTATCCCGGTGGGCCTGCCGTGCTACGATGGCTCACCGCCATGACGCAGCAGCCTTTTTCCCAAGAACCTTTTATGGTTTCCGGATTGCATGGGGACCAGATTCTGGGCGCCCGCAGCAATCAGCAGGATTCCTTTTCCATCCTGGCCGGGGATGACGCCCTGGTGCTGGTCCTGGCGGACGGCATGGGGGGCTATACCGGAGGGGAGCTGGCCAGCCGCGCGGCTATAGAAGGTTTTTTTCAGGCGTTTGAGCGGGAAAACCGGTCTCCCGGCAAGAGGATGAAAGACGCAGTGACCGCCGCCAATGAACAGGTGCGTACGGTCCGGAAGAAGAGGGGGAAGGATGACGAGATGGGCACGACGCTGGTAGCGGCCTGGATAGGGCCGGAAGGGCTGCGCTGGGTCAGCGTGGGAGATTCCCTTCTGCTGCTCATCCGGGAGGAAAAAATGTTTCTGCTTAATGACCTGCACCAGTATTCCGCGGAGCTGGAACGCATGGCGGATGAAGGTTCCATCAGCCGGGAGGAGGCCTTGAGCCATCCTTCCCGCCATTCCCTGACCTCCGCCCTGATGGGGAGGGAAGTGCCTTTGGTGGATCTGCGGGAAGAGTGCTTCCCTCTGGTTCCCGGGGACCGCCTTCTGGTCGCCAGCGACGGAGTGGGGCCTTATCTGGACTCCCTGGGCCCGGCGGGGATGCGGTACTTGTCCATGCTGTCCGCGGAGGAATTGGTGCGGTCCGTGCTGGAAGGCATCAACCGTGACGGCGCGCCCAACCAGGATAACGCCACGCTGATCTGTGCGGAAATAGCGGAAGCGTGATTCTCCGGAGGCGGTGTGGCTGAAAAGGGGCCGGAAACAGGCGCTGGTTGAATTTCACATCCCTCCTCCGGCCCGGACGGATAATTAAATGCCCCGCATGCAGGAGACGCATGCGGGGCATTCCTTTTAAATGGCTGGAGCCGTCCGCGTTCAGGAATGATATTCCTGGAGGGAGCGGGGGGATACCTTCACATGCTGGGCGGAGCGGATGCCCTCCACCGTGGCCCTGGCGGCGGCGATGGTGGTCATGTACGGAATCTTCTTCTGGATGGACTGCATGCGGATGAAGGAGTCGTCAATCATGCTGGTGCGGTCCACCGGAGTATTAATGATCAGGTCAATCTGCTTGTTGGTGATCATGTCGCCCAGGTTCGGGCGGCCTTCATGCAGCTTGTTGACCACTTCCGTTTCCACGCCCTGGCCGCGCAGGTATTCCGCGGTGCCTCCGGTGGAGACGATCTTGAAGCCCAGGGAGATGAGGTCCCGGGCGATGGGTTCAATGAACTTCTTGTCGCGGTCGGAGACGGTGACGAGCACCTTGCCGGAGGTGGGCAGGATGCAGCCTGCGGCTTCCTGGGCCTTGTAGTAGGCCATGCCGAAGTTGTCCGCAATGCCCATGACTTCCCCCGTGGCGCGCATTTCCGGCCCCAGGACGGGGTCCACTTCCGGGAACATGTTGAACGGGAAGACGGCTTCCTTCACGCCGATGAAGCGGCAGGCGCGCGGCTTCAGGCCCAGGTCCTTGAGCTTCTTGCCCAGCATGATTTCCGTGGCGTGGCGCGCCATGGAGATGCCCGTGACCTTGGAGACGATGGGCACCGTGCGGGAGGCGCGGGGATTGGCTTCAATGATGTACACCTCGTCATCGCAGATGGCGAACTGCACGTTCAGAATGCCCTTCACCTGGAAGTCCTTGGCGATCTTGGCGGCGTGTTCCTCAATGGTGCGGACGTGCTTGGGGGCGATGGTCACGGGAGGAATGGCGCAGGCGGAGTCTCCGGAATGGATGCCCGCCAGCTCAATATGTTCCATCACGGTGGCCACGAAGGTGTCCGTGCCGTCGGCCAGCGCGTCCACTTCCGCTTCAATGGCGTTGTCCAGGAAGCGGTCGATCAGCATGGGGTATTCCGGGCTGACCTGGATGGCCTCCACGCCGTAGCGCTTCAGGTTTTCTTCATCGTAAATGACTTCCATGCCACGGCCGCCCAGAACGAAGGAGGGGCGCACCATCACCGGGTAGCCGATCTGGCGGCCCAGTTCCACGGCTTCTTCCAGGGAGCGGGCGGTGCCGCTTTCCGGCTGGAGAATATTCAGGGCGATCATGCGTTCGCGGAAGTATTCGCGGTCTTCCGCCAGGCGGATGCCTTCCGGCTGGGTGCCCATGATCTTCACCCCGGCGTCCTTGAGGGCCTGGGCGATGTTGAGCGGGGTCTGGCCGCCGAACTGGACGATGACGCCTTCCGGCTTTTCCTTCTCATAAATAGCCAGCACGTCTTCCACGGTCACGGGTTCAAAGTACAGCTTGTTGGCCGTGTCAAAGTCCGTGGAGACCGTTTCCGGGTTGCAGTTCACCATGATGGATTCATACCCGTTGTCCCGCAGGGTGAAAGCGGCGTGCACGCAGGTGTAGTCGAACTCGATGCCCTGGCCGATGCGGTTGGGACCGCCGCCCAGGATCATGATCTTCTTCTTGTCGTTCACGGGCACTTCATCCTCTGCGCCGCTGTAGGTGGAATAGTAATATTCCGCGTGTTCCACGCCGCTGACGGGCACGATGCGGTAGGTGGCGGTGATGCCGTTTTCCTGGCGGCGGGTGCGGACGGCCTTTTCAGGCACGTTGAAAATCTGGGCCAGATACTTGTCGGAGAAGCCCATCTTCTTCGCCTGGCGCAGGGTTTCCACGGGCAGGGAATCCCAGCCCTGGCCATCCAGGGAGAAGTCAAAGTCCGCCAGTTCCTTCATCTGTTCAATGAAGAACGGGGTGATGCGGGTCAGCTTCACGATTTCCTCCACGGTCACGCCGCGGCGCAGGAGTTCGTAAATCTGGAAGAAGCGTTCGCTGTTGCCGTACGTGATCTTTTCACGCAGTTCCGGCGTGGTGAGGGCTTCCAGCTTCTTCACGCGGCCCAGCCCGGCGCGGCCGATTTCCAGGGAACGCACGGCCTTCTGGAAGGCTTCCTTGAAGTTCTGGCCGATGCTCATCACTTCCCCCACGGCCTTCATCTGGGTACCCAGCTTGTCGGCTGCCTTGGGGAACTTTTCAAAGGCCCAGCGGGCGAACTTGACGACTACGTAGTCGCCGTAAGGCTCGTACTTTTCCAGGGAGCCCTTGCGCCAGTAGGGAAGTTCGTCCATCGTGATGCCGGAGGCCAGCTTGGTGGAGACGGAGGCGATGGGGAAGCCGGTGGCCTTGGAGGCCAGGGCGGAGGACCGGGACGTGCGGGGGTTGATTTCAATGACGATGATGCGGTTGTCCTCACGGTTGTGGGCAAACTGCACGTTCGTGCCGCCCGTGACGCCAATGGCGTCCAGAATGCGGTAGGAGTAATCCTGAAGCCTGTCCTGCACGTCCTGGGGAACGGTCAGCATGGGGGCCACGCAGAAGCTGTCCCCGGTGTGCACGCCCATGGGGTCCACGTTTTCAATAAAGCAGACGGTGATCTTCTGGCCCTTGGCGTCGCGCACGACTTCCAGTTCCAGTTCTTCCCAGCCCAGCACGCATTCCTCCACCAGCACCTGGTTGATCAGGGAGGCGGCCAGGCCGCGGGGGACGATCTGGCGCAGTTCCTCCACGTTGTACACGATGCCGCCGCCCGTGCCGCCCATGGTGTAGGCGGGGCGGAGCACGACGGGGTAGCCCAGCTCGGCGGCCACCTTCTCCGCTTCCTCCACGGTATAGACGGGTTCGGACTTGGCCACCGGCACGCCGATCTTGTCCATGGTTTCCTTGAAAATGATACGGTCTTCACCGCGGGCGATGGCTTCCAGGTCCACGCCGATGACTTCCACGTTGTACTGCTTCAGGATGCCTTCCTCATTCAGCTTGGAGGCCAGGTTCAGGGCCGTCTGGCCGCCGAGGTTGGGCAGCAGAGCATCCGGGCGTTCCTTTTTAATCACGGCCGTGATGCGGTCCACGGTCAGGGGCTCAATGTAGGTGTGGTCCGCCATGCCGGGGTCCGTCATGATGGTGGCGGGGTTGGAGTTCACCAGAACGACGTCGTAGCCTTCAGCGCGCAGGGCCTTGCAGGCCTGGGTGCCGGAGTAGTCGAACTCGCAGGCCTGGCCGATGATGATGGGGCCTGAGCCGATGATGAGGATTTTGCGGATGTCTTCGCGTTTTGCCATGGTATGATGCCTCTATGTGGTCCGTGGTGGTTAAAAATAAATACCGGAAACAAGGTCCGCCCAAGGTGCGTTGCCTCTCCGCTCCGCATACCCGGCGCGTGACCTGACGCACAGTAAGGGACGTTCTGCGATAAGTCCAGACAAAACAACAGGAATTCCGGGGAAAAGGCTATGGTCTTCTTCCCTTTCCGTACAGCGCTGCGCGCGCAATCCGCCCTTGATATTTTCCGCCGCCCGTATACCCTGTGGGGCAAGGATGAGGAATGCCCTGATATTGATTTGCTGCCTTGGGCTGCTGTGGCCGGCAGCCGTGACGGCGGCGGAACGCGCCCCCGCAGGCCGGGGTGCGGCCATGACTCCGGGTGAGGCCGCATGGTACCAGTCCCTGCGCGCCGGACTTTCCCAATTCCGGAAGGGTGGAGGCTACAAAACCAACAGGGAAGCCATGGAAGCCCTGGCGCAGAAAACCTGCCGCTGGGACCCCCGCACGCGCCGTCCCGTCTTCCTTCTCCGGGAGGCCACCCCTTCCTTCTGCTCCTCCGCCTGCTACCTGCTCCTTTTAAAATCCCTGCAATTATGGGACGCCGCCCAGCCGCAGCCCGTTATTTCCGAGCGAGCGTGGCTGGCTCTCATTCCCCGCCTGGGCCAGCATGACGGCGAAGGGCCGTGGGGCTGGGCGAACGCCAACGGTCCCGGCCTGGCCGTGCTGGTGCACAGGCTGGGAGCCGGCGTCAACTTTGAAGACTGGCGGAAGGCCCGTCCCGGAGACTTCATGAAAATATTCTGGACGGACCACATCGGCCGCCGGGAATCCGGCCACCTGACCGTTCTGGTGAAGGACGGCGGGGACACGGTCACCTTCTGGTCCTCCAACATGCCGGACGGCTACGGAGCCAAGACAGTGCCCAAATCCCAAATCAGGCGCGTCATCTTCACGCGCATCACCAGGCCGGAGCGGTTCAACCTGGCTCCGGCGGTGGGAAGCCATCCGTGGCTCTCCTCCCTGCTCCGGCAGGAGGTGGGCATCAAGGAGGTGCGCAGATACTCAGGCATGCAGAACCCGTGACCTCCTCCCGCCGTGAAGAAATGCTCCTTCCCTCCCTCCGTCACGCCGGAATGCTCCGTGCTGGTGCTCGGCTCCCTGCCGGGGGATGAATCCCTGCGGCAGGCCCAGTATTACGCCCATCCGCGCAACGCCTTCTGGAAAATCATGGGAACCCTGCTGGATTTTGACCCCTCCTTGCCGTATGGGGAACGCCTGTCCCTGCTCAACCGGGGCGGGGTGGGGCTGTGGGACGTGGTGGCCTCCGGCGTCAGGCCCGGCAGCCTGGACCAGCACATCTCCCAGGAACAGCCCAATGACATTGCCGCCCTGCTGGAATGTTTCCCCGGCATCGGCACCGTCTGCTGCAACGGCACCGCCTCCCATAAATACCTCAAGCGGTATTTTCCGGAACTATTCCTCCGGGAAACCCCTGCCATCATCCAGATGCCCTCCACCAGCCCGGCGGCGGCGCGGCTGACGTATGAGCAGAAATTCCGCGCCTATGAGGAAGTCATCCTCTCCCGACTCCGGCAGGGAGGGAAAAAAGGCTGAGCTTCAGCGCCTTACTTGCCGTCTAATTCCCTGGAGGTTTTGGCCCCCGCTTCTTTCAGGATGCGCGCCAGGCTGCTCTTTCCGGTGGCGATGGCGCGGTCCAGGGGAGTGGCCCCGCCCCTGGAGCGGAAATTCACGTCCGCCTTGTGCTCAATCAACAATTTGGCGGCGGCGTTTATGGAATTTTCCTGAAGGCCGGAAACGTCCGCGAGCACCCACAGGGCCGTTTCCGAATTGGCCGGCTTGTAATGGCCT
This portion of the Akkermansia massiliensis genome encodes:
- a CDS encoding DMT family transporter, which codes for MSWIYLVLAGLCEIGWPLGFKLSQAPGTGSGRFAACIAFSVFSMALSGFLLWLAQRSIPIGTAYAVWTGIGALGTFLVGILWFGDSSNVWRMLAATFLLIGIIGLKLAPGH
- a CDS encoding NAD(+) synthase — protein: MFGYYRLASAVPQLRVADVDYNVDQLMDGFRKAAEQKAAAVVFPELSITGYSCGDLFFQPRLREAALDGLRRFAEATEGSGTIAVAGLPFLHEDALYNTAAVIQSGRVLALIPKTVLPNYREFYEKRQFTSGRELGTGTKEAKVNGAYIPFGTEIIFHDAASSFSFGVEICEDLWSVIPPSSGLALQGARAIFNPSAGTELTGKAAYRRELVKQQSGRCLCSYVLSSAGVHESTTDTVFGGHSLIADNGRLAAEGERFGRESSLILADVDFERLAAARLSESSFNDSKSLSPAGNALHLTLPAEVPAPPGLEYAFNPARPFLPSPAHRPERCEEIIAIQTAGLAKRMEHTDARRLVIGISGGLDSTLALLICERACRALKRPASDILAVTMPGFGTTDRTHDNALTMCRLLGAELREIPISECCLRHFGDIGHDPAERTTTYENVQARERTQILMDLANKTGGLVVGTGDLSEIALGWSTYNGDHMSMYAVNCSIPKTLIRCLIEHIAGESSPELAATLADINNTPVSPELLPPSGDGSIEQRTEDVLGPYDLHDFFLFHFIKYGAEPDKILYLAEHAFRGEFQPDFIRRCLGIFIRRFFRQQFKRSCMPDGPKVGTIALSPRGDWRMPSDACGTVWEKYISHR
- a CDS encoding class I SAM-dependent methyltransferase, translated to MNNTDRFTGKAGAYVQGRPGYPAAVVELLTRETRRENPRMADIGSGTGILSRAMVEHGWTVYGVEPNDDMRREAEKVLKGFHRFHSVPGTAEHTLLPGASVDLVTAAQAFHWFDAAAFKRECRRILAAEGRIALIWNSRVEDGPIVREEGNIHRLYCPRFYGFSGGLADLTDRLGEFFDHRFRVFRFPNDLSYTRDQYLRRMMSASYALTEKDEGHSPWLDALNGLFDRFETGGRVTVPNETVVYLGAC
- a CDS encoding PP2C family protein-serine/threonine phosphatase; its protein translation is MVSGLHGDQILGARSNQQDSFSILAGDDALVLVLADGMGGYTGGELASRAAIEGFFQAFERENRSPGKRMKDAVTAANEQVRTVRKKRGKDDEMGTTLVAAWIGPEGLRWVSVGDSLLLLIREEKMFLLNDLHQYSAELERMADEGSISREEALSHPSRHSLTSALMGREVPLVDLREECFPLVPGDRLLVASDGVGPYLDSLGPAGMRYLSMLSAEELVRSVLEGINRDGAPNQDNATLICAEIAEA
- the carB gene encoding carbamoyl-phosphate synthase large subunit, with product MAKREDIRKILIIGSGPIIIGQACEFDYSGTQACKALRAEGYDVVLVNSNPATIMTDPGMADHTYIEPLTVDRITAVIKKERPDALLPNLGGQTALNLASKLNEEGILKQYNVEVIGVDLEAIARGEDRIIFKETMDKIGVPVAKSEPVYTVEEAEKVAAELGYPVVLRPAYTMGGTGGGIVYNVEELRQIVPRGLAASLINQVLVEECVLGWEELELEVVRDAKGQKITVCFIENVDPMGVHTGDSFCVAPMLTVPQDVQDRLQDYSYRILDAIGVTGGTNVQFAHNREDNRIIVIEINPRTSRSSALASKATGFPIASVSTKLASGITMDELPYWRKGSLEKYEPYGDYVVVKFARWAFEKFPKAADKLGTQMKAVGEVMSIGQNFKEAFQKAVRSLEIGRAGLGRVKKLEALTTPELREKITYGNSERFFQIYELLRRGVTVEEIVKLTRITPFFIEQMKELADFDFSLDGQGWDSLPVETLRQAKKMGFSDKYLAQIFNVPEKAVRTRRQENGITATYRIVPVSGVEHAEYYYSTYSGAEDEVPVNDKKKIMILGGGPNRIGQGIEFDYTCVHAAFTLRDNGYESIMVNCNPETVSTDFDTANKLYFEPVTVEDVLAIYEKEKPEGVIVQFGGQTPLNIAQALKDAGVKIMGTQPEGIRLAEDREYFRERMIALNILQPESGTARSLEEAVELGRQIGYPVMVRPSFVLGGRGMEVIYDEENLKRYGVEAIQVSPEYPMLIDRFLDNAIEAEVDALADGTDTFVATVMEHIELAGIHSGDSACAIPPVTIAPKHVRTIEEHAAKIAKDFQVKGILNVQFAICDDEVYIIEANPRASRTVPIVSKVTGISMARHATEIMLGKKLKDLGLKPRACRFIGVKEAVFPFNMFPEVDPVLGPEMRATGEVMGIADNFGMAYYKAQEAAGCILPTSGKVLVTVSDRDKKFIEPIARDLISLGFKIVSTGGTAEYLRGQGVETEVVNKLHEGRPNLGDMITNKQIDLIINTPVDRTSMIDDSFIRMQSIQKKIPYMTTIAAARATVEGIRSAQHVKVSPRSLQEYHS
- a CDS encoding DNA-deoxyinosine glycosylase — its product is MKKCSFPPSVTPECSVLVLGSLPGDESLRQAQYYAHPRNAFWKIMGTLLDFDPSLPYGERLSLLNRGGVGLWDVVASGVRPGSLDQHISQEQPNDIAALLECFPGIGTVCCNGTASHKYLKRYFPELFLRETPAIIQMPSTSPAAARLTYEQKFRAYEEVILSRLRQGGKKG